In the candidate division KSB1 bacterium genome, CCACCGCCGCCTCCGCCGCCTCAAAAGGAAGAAGAAGACATCATTTTTGTTGCTTATGATACGGAACCAGTACCAATAGGCGGTTTTGCAGCTATCCATAAAAATCTGACATATCCTGATATTGCAAGAAGAGCCGGCGTTGAAGGGACCGTTATCATTCAAGCCATAATTGATAAAAGAGGTATTGTTATTGATACACAAGTTCTGAAATCGCTTGGTAACAATGGTTGCGATGAAGCCGCAATGTTTGCCATAAAGCAAACAAGATGGAAGCCTGCTCTTCAAAGAGATAAACCGGTAAAAGTTCGTGTGAGTATTCCGGTAATATTTAAATTGAAAGAAAGTCGTTAATAAATTAATCATCAAAAATTTGTGATCTATAAGGCGGCGCGATTTCATTGCGTCGCCTTTTGTTTATTTATATTGTTTAATGGTATGGTAATTATTCAGCTATTGGCATCCCGACGCTTCGGGATTGGCAGAAAGGCTTCCTGTTGAAGAAAAAATACGGGTTAAGAAGTCAAATCTGTCGTTCGGCTGTATCCAAACCATCAAAAATTGCCGAGGGTTGTAGCCGAAACAGTCAAATAGATTTCAAACGGTTTTTAGAAATTGCTTTAGGTTCATCATTTGATTGGAAACTCAATTAATCATCATCGAAGAGATATATTTAATCCCAACAAAAGATGGTTAAGTGATTATGGATCAGTTAAATAGTGAACAAAAAATGAGTAACAATCTCACTCAGAAGCTAAGGCCAACAGCTAAAAGCTGGCTGAATAGTGGCAGAGATTCGTAAAAGCGACGAACCTAATTTTATATGAGAAACTTCAAGTTTCTTGAAAGTTACGTTTAATTTTAATGAATGATATTAATATTACCGGGAACCCAAATGCCAAATTGAACTTAATGATTATATTGGAGTTGTAATTTTCCAAAACGGTCTTAATATAATGAGTAATTTGATTTTATTTATTTTATTTTATGATTAAATGGCGAAAAACATTCAAAGATTTTTATCCTTTTCGTATCGCATCCCGCTCACCTAGTCAACGAGAAAATGAAAACATCTACTTGAATCAACTCTTTCATAAATGTTTGATTGCAAGTATTGCTTTAATCGTAATAATTTTCCAGTTTAACAAACATTGGGATTCCCGAATTGAGGATATACCGGAGATAGCCGATGTTGAATTTTATATCATTGATGAGATTCCGATAACTCGACAAGACATAAAAAGACCCATTCCACCACGTC is a window encoding:
- a CDS encoding energy transducer TonB, coding for PPPPPPPQKEEEDIIFVAYDTEPVPIGGFAAIHKNLTYPDIARRAGVEGTVIIQAIIDKRGIVIDTQVLKSLGNNGCDEAAMFAIKQTRWKPALQRDKPVKVRVSIPVIFKLKESR